Proteins found in one Brevibacillus brevis genomic segment:
- a CDS encoding ROK family protein yields MNQDKPYAIGIDLGGTKIMAAIVDQHGNILSQANAATPTEEAAQAVICRIGDLVQTVLDESGINLSRIRGIGIATAGIIDTQRQMVIFASNLNWSDVPIGAMLQERFGVTVQLINDANAAAVAEWAFGSARGTKDLIYVTVSTGVGAGIISGGRLVTGVGDSAGEFGHISLDPEGPLCACGNRGCLENYTSGLALASRAREQLLQGVTSSLLVENGNDLSRITAREVGEAAVRGDLLSMTLMKEAGYYLGVGLTNLIHLFNPQVIVIGGGVMKNGQLLLAEAKNVIRERSISRMANQASIQLTTIGAEAGVLGAAGMYYPSEREMVEV; encoded by the coding sequence ATGAATCAAGACAAACCATATGCCATCGGGATTGATCTGGGTGGTACAAAGATCATGGCCGCGATCGTCGACCAGCATGGCAACATCCTCAGTCAGGCGAACGCAGCGACCCCAACAGAAGAGGCAGCACAGGCAGTCATCTGCCGTATCGGTGATTTGGTGCAGACGGTACTAGACGAGAGTGGCATCAATCTCTCACGCATTCGCGGGATCGGGATTGCAACTGCCGGAATTATTGATACGCAGCGTCAAATGGTCATTTTTGCGAGCAATCTAAACTGGAGCGATGTGCCGATCGGCGCGATGCTTCAGGAGCGGTTTGGCGTAACCGTGCAATTGATCAATGATGCCAATGCAGCAGCGGTAGCAGAATGGGCGTTTGGAAGTGCACGAGGCACGAAAGACTTGATCTATGTAACGGTCAGTACGGGTGTTGGTGCCGGCATTATTAGTGGAGGACGGCTGGTTACAGGTGTTGGCGACAGTGCCGGGGAGTTCGGGCATATTTCGCTTGATCCAGAAGGACCGCTGTGCGCGTGCGGGAATAGAGGGTGCCTGGAAAATTACACGTCTGGGCTGGCTTTGGCAAGTAGAGCCAGGGAACAGCTTCTACAGGGTGTTACAAGCTCATTGCTTGTTGAAAATGGGAATGACCTGAGCAGGATAACGGCTAGAGAGGTCGGAGAGGCAGCGGTACGTGGTGACTTGCTCAGCATGACCTTGATGAAGGAAGCAGGCTATTATCTAGGGGTCGGACTGACGAATCTGATCCATCTGTTCAATCCGCAGGTGATTGTCATTGGTGGCGGTGTGATGAAGAACGGACAGCTATTGCTTGCAGAAGCGAAGAACGTCATTCGCGAGCGCTCTATCTCTCGGATGGCAAATCAGGCGAGCATCCAGTTGACTACAATCGGAGCGGAAGCAGGCGTGCTCGGTGCTGCAGGCATGTATTATCCGTCCGAGCGTGAAATGGTTGAAGTATAA